One Actinoplanes missouriensis 431 DNA segment encodes these proteins:
- a CDS encoding LacI family DNA-binding transcriptional regulator, with the protein MKQSRARRGGIDSPSGRWPFQGCSGLKRLTYALPVIRIADVAAHAGVSVGTVSNVLNRPHAVAPATRQRVHAAITHLGYVPNEAARSLAAGRRRAIGLIVPDVTNPFFADLTRGAEQVADQRDVVVMLYSSGESGEREARYFDRLESQRVQGILASPVHEAVPAVTDLARRGTPVTLVDRGSSRRDLCCVSVDDHTGGRLAAEHLIATGHRRLAFIGGPLSIPQVAARLAGAHAICAAAGATLEVIETETVSVVTGRGVGAALAGRSASARPDAVFCANDLLALGLLQAVSGHGLRVPAELAIVGYDDIDYAAAAAVPLTSVRQPRTELGRVAAELLFEEIAEPGQHRHRQVVFQPELVVRQSSGSTPAA; encoded by the coding sequence GTGAAACAGAGTCGGGCGCGGCGCGGCGGTATAGACTCCCCTTCAGGGCGCTGGCCGTTTCAGGGCTGTTCGGGATTGAAGCGTCTGACCTACGCTCTGCCCGTGATCAGGATCGCGGACGTCGCCGCGCACGCCGGCGTGTCCGTCGGCACCGTCAGCAACGTGCTCAATCGGCCGCACGCTGTGGCTCCAGCCACGCGTCAGCGGGTACACGCTGCCATTACGCACCTCGGCTACGTGCCGAACGAGGCGGCCCGGTCGCTGGCCGCTGGGCGCCGCCGGGCCATCGGCCTGATCGTCCCGGACGTGACCAATCCGTTCTTCGCCGACCTGACCCGAGGCGCCGAACAGGTCGCCGATCAGCGTGACGTCGTGGTCATGCTGTACAGCAGCGGCGAGTCCGGCGAACGGGAGGCCCGCTATTTCGACCGGTTGGAGAGCCAGCGGGTGCAAGGAATCCTCGCCAGTCCGGTGCATGAGGCGGTGCCTGCGGTCACCGATCTGGCGCGCCGCGGAACCCCGGTGACACTGGTCGACCGCGGCTCCTCACGGCGGGACCTGTGCTGCGTGTCGGTGGACGACCACACCGGCGGCCGGCTCGCCGCTGAGCACCTCATCGCCACCGGCCATCGCCGCCTGGCCTTCATCGGCGGACCGTTGTCCATACCGCAGGTCGCCGCCCGGCTGGCCGGTGCGCACGCGATATGCGCGGCGGCCGGCGCGACGCTCGAGGTCATCGAGACCGAGACCGTGAGCGTCGTGACCGGCCGCGGTGTGGGAGCCGCGCTGGCCGGCAGGTCGGCGTCGGCCCGGCCGGACGCGGTGTTCTGCGCCAACGACCTGCTGGCGCTGGGGTTGTTGCAAGCGGTCAGCGGCCACGGTCTGCGGGTGCCGGCCGAGCTGGCGATCGTCGGCTACGACGACATCGACTACGCCGCTGCGGCCGCCGTGCCGCTGACGTCGGTCCGGCAGCCCCGTACCGAACTGGGCCGGGTTGCTGCCGAGCTGCTGTTCGAGGAGATCGCCGAACCGGGCCAGCACCGGCATCGGCAGGTGGTCTTCCAGCCCGAACTGGTGGTCCGGCAATCCAGCGGCTCGACCCCGGCCGCCTGA
- a CDS encoding cytochrome P450 produces the protein MKLGLGKLPVSHADPFDHDNLEDPGPLHEALREAGPVVHLSRYDTYALARYQHVHAALTDWQAFQSAAGVGLSNFRYEKPWRPPSLLLEADPPQHDAPRRVLSATIGPRSLHRLRDQWAAAADDLVDRVLSHGDVIDAVPALAEAFPLRVFPDAVGIPDAGRENLLPYGDHLFNAFGPPNDLVDAGSGRIADLSAWVNAQCAREVLTPDGFGAAIWAAADRGDLTHEQAPLVVRSLLSAGVDTTVHGLSAVLYAFATNPVQWQRLREQPALARVAFDEAVRWESPVQTFFRTATTDVEIGDTVIPDGAKILMFLGAANRDPRRWGNPDRFDLSRDPSGHVGFGMGIHQCVGQHIARLEAESVLTALARRVSRIELAGPVHRHHNNTLRAWRSIPVQLHRK, from the coding sequence GTGAAACTTGGTCTTGGGAAGTTGCCGGTCTCCCACGCCGACCCGTTCGACCACGACAACCTCGAAGATCCCGGCCCGCTGCACGAGGCCCTGCGCGAGGCGGGTCCGGTCGTGCACCTGAGTCGCTACGACACCTACGCGCTGGCCCGCTACCAGCACGTGCACGCCGCACTCACCGACTGGCAGGCTTTCCAGTCCGCCGCCGGCGTCGGTCTGAGCAACTTCCGGTACGAGAAGCCGTGGCGCCCGCCGAGCCTGCTGCTCGAAGCAGATCCGCCCCAGCACGACGCCCCACGCCGCGTCCTGTCGGCGACCATCGGCCCGCGGTCGCTGCACCGGCTCCGGGATCAGTGGGCAGCCGCTGCCGACGACCTCGTCGACCGGGTCCTCAGCCACGGAGACGTCATCGACGCGGTGCCGGCGCTCGCCGAGGCATTCCCGCTGCGGGTCTTCCCGGACGCCGTTGGCATCCCCGACGCCGGGCGGGAGAACCTGCTGCCCTACGGCGACCACCTGTTCAACGCGTTCGGACCACCCAACGACCTCGTCGATGCCGGATCCGGGCGCATCGCTGACCTGTCGGCCTGGGTGAACGCCCAGTGCGCCCGCGAGGTGCTCACCCCGGACGGGTTCGGCGCCGCCATCTGGGCAGCCGCCGACCGGGGCGACCTCACACATGAGCAGGCGCCGCTGGTGGTCCGGTCCCTGCTGTCGGCCGGTGTCGACACCACCGTGCACGGACTGTCCGCCGTGCTCTACGCCTTCGCGACCAACCCGGTGCAGTGGCAGCGGTTGCGCGAGCAGCCGGCACTGGCCCGGGTCGCCTTCGACGAGGCGGTGCGCTGGGAGTCGCCGGTGCAGACGTTCTTCCGCACGGCCACCACCGACGTCGAGATCGGGGACACCGTCATCCCGGACGGCGCGAAGATCCTGATGTTCCTCGGCGCCGCCAACCGCGACCCCCGTCGCTGGGGGAACCCTGACCGCTTCGACCTGTCCCGGGACCCGTCCGGGCACGTTGGCTTCGGCATGGGCATCCATCAGTGCGTCGGCCAGCACATCGCCCGCCTGGAAGCCGAATCCGTGCTCACCGCCCTCGCCCGCCGGGTGTCCCGGATCGAACTCGCCGGACCGGTCCACCGCCACCACAACAACACCCTGCGCGCCTGGCGCAGCATCCCCGTACAACTGCACCGAAAGTGA
- a CDS encoding S-(hydroxymethyl)mycothiol dehydrogenase — MQQVKAVIARAKGAPVELVTINVPDPGPGEAVVKIQSCGVCHTDLHYREGGINDEFPFLLGHEAAGIVEAVGAGVTGVAPGDFVVLNWRAVCGECRACKRGDLQYCFNTHNAKQKMTLEDGTDLSPALGIGAFAEKTLVAAGQCTKVDPSARPAAVGLLGCGVMAGIGAAINTGGVTRGKSVAVIGCGGVGVAAVAGAALAGASPIIAVDIDPAKLEAARKLGATHLVDSSKTDPVEEIKRICASVYPGAEGADVVIEAVGRPETWKQAFYARDLAGVLVLVGVPTPDMRVPELPLIDVFGRGGALKSSWYGDCLPSRDFPMLVDLYRQGRLDLDAFVTEEVGIEDVEAAFAKMHGPATAGEAPVLRSVVVLRARLEEI; from the coding sequence ATGCAGCAGGTGAAAGCGGTCATCGCACGGGCCAAGGGCGCTCCGGTCGAGCTCGTGACGATCAACGTTCCGGACCCCGGGCCCGGTGAGGCCGTGGTGAAGATCCAGTCGTGCGGGGTGTGTCACACCGACCTGCACTATCGCGAGGGCGGGATCAACGACGAGTTCCCGTTCCTGCTTGGACACGAGGCGGCCGGGATCGTGGAGGCGGTGGGCGCCGGTGTCACGGGTGTCGCGCCGGGTGATTTCGTGGTGCTGAACTGGCGTGCGGTGTGCGGGGAGTGCCGGGCGTGCAAGCGCGGTGACCTGCAGTACTGCTTCAACACGCACAACGCGAAGCAGAAGATGACCCTGGAGGACGGCACCGATCTGTCGCCGGCGCTGGGCATCGGCGCGTTCGCGGAGAAGACCCTGGTCGCGGCCGGCCAGTGCACGAAGGTCGACCCGTCCGCCAGGCCCGCCGCCGTCGGGCTGCTCGGCTGCGGCGTGATGGCCGGCATCGGCGCGGCGATCAACACCGGCGGGGTGACCCGCGGCAAGTCCGTCGCGGTGATCGGCTGTGGTGGTGTGGGTGTCGCGGCGGTCGCGGGAGCGGCCCTCGCGGGCGCGTCGCCGATCATCGCGGTGGACATCGACCCGGCGAAGCTGGAGGCGGCCCGCAAGCTGGGCGCCACCCACCTCGTGGACTCGTCGAAGACGGATCCGGTCGAGGAGATCAAGCGGATCTGCGCCTCGGTGTATCCGGGCGCGGAGGGCGCCGACGTGGTGATCGAGGCGGTGGGCCGGCCGGAGACCTGGAAGCAGGCCTTCTACGCCCGTGACCTGGCCGGTGTGCTGGTGCTGGTCGGTGTGCCGACGCCGGACATGAGGGTGCCGGAGCTGCCGCTGATCGACGTGTTCGGCCGTGGCGGCGCGCTCAAGTCGTCGTGGTACGGCGACTGCCTGCCGTCCCGGGACTTCCCGATGCTCGTCGACTTGTACCGGCAGGGCCGTCTCGACCTGGACGCGTTCGTCACCGAGGAGGTCGGCATCGAGGACGTGGAGGCCGCGTTCGCGAAGATGCACGGGCCCGCTACGGCCGGTGAAGCACCGGTGCTGCGTTCGGTGGTCGTCCTGCGTGCCCGCCTCGAAGAAATCTAG
- a CDS encoding acyl-CoA dehydrogenase family protein has translation MSDFDAYRLPEDHETIRAAVREVCDARVAPHAAEADETSEFPKASYDALRSSDFHAPHIPVEYGGAGADALATAIVIEEVARACASSSLIPAVNKLGTMPLILSGSEDIKRRYLTKVAAGEAMFSYCLSEPEAGSDAASMTTRAVRDGDHWVLNGVKRWITNAGVSEFYTVFAVTDPSARSKGISAFVVEKSDEGVSFGAPEKKLGIKGSPTREVYFDNVRIPADRMIGAEGTGFATAMKTLDHTRVTIAAQAIGIAQGALDFALNYAKERKQFGKPIADFQGLQFMLADMGMKLEAARQLTYAAAGKSERGDADLTYFGAAAKCFASDAAMEITTDAVQILGGYGYTRDYPVERMMRDAKITQIYEGTNQVQRIVMARQLLKG, from the coding sequence ATGTCTGATTTCGACGCATACCGGCTGCCGGAGGACCACGAGACCATTCGCGCCGCCGTGCGTGAAGTCTGTGACGCGCGGGTCGCCCCGCACGCCGCCGAAGCCGACGAGACCAGCGAGTTCCCCAAGGCGTCCTACGACGCCCTGCGGTCCTCCGACTTCCACGCCCCGCACATCCCGGTGGAGTACGGCGGCGCCGGCGCGGACGCCCTCGCCACCGCGATCGTGATCGAAGAGGTGGCCCGCGCCTGCGCCTCCTCCTCGCTCATCCCGGCGGTCAACAAGCTCGGCACGATGCCGCTGATCCTCTCCGGTTCCGAGGACATCAAGCGTCGCTACCTGACGAAGGTCGCCGCCGGCGAGGCGATGTTCTCCTACTGCCTCTCCGAGCCCGAGGCCGGCTCCGACGCCGCCTCGATGACCACCCGCGCGGTCCGCGACGGCGACCACTGGGTGCTCAACGGCGTCAAGCGCTGGATCACCAACGCCGGCGTCTCGGAGTTCTACACGGTCTTCGCGGTCACCGACCCGTCCGCCCGCTCCAAGGGCATCTCCGCGTTCGTCGTGGAGAAGTCCGACGAGGGCGTCAGCTTCGGCGCGCCGGAGAAGAAACTCGGCATCAAGGGCTCACCGACCCGCGAGGTCTACTTCGACAACGTACGCATCCCGGCCGACCGCATGATCGGTGCCGAGGGCACCGGTTTCGCCACCGCCATGAAGACCCTGGACCACACCCGGGTCACCATCGCCGCCCAGGCCATCGGCATCGCGCAGGGCGCACTCGACTTCGCGCTGAACTACGCGAAGGAGCGCAAGCAGTTCGGCAAGCCGATCGCCGACTTCCAGGGCCTGCAGTTCATGCTCGCCGACATGGGCATGAAGCTGGAGGCGGCCCGGCAGCTGACCTACGCGGCGGCCGGCAAGAGCGAGCGCGGCGACGCCGACCTGACGTACTTCGGCGCGGCAGCGAAGTGCTTCGCGTCGGACGCGGCCATGGAGATCACCACCGACGCGGTGCAGATCCTGGGCGGGTACGGATACACGCGCGATTACCCGGTCGAGCGCATGATGCGCGACGCAAAGATCACCCAGATCTACGAGGGCACCAACCAGGTGCAGCGGATTGTGATGGCGAGGCAGCTTCTCAAGGGCTGA
- a CDS encoding PDR/VanB family oxidoreductase, whose translation MAETRTLRVTGKEPVADGVVALTLADPDGGRLPDWTPGAHIDLILPSGMVRQYSLCGDRWDAYSYRIAVLREQNGRGGSAYIHDDLDLGEAVGLGGPRNNFPLVPAERYLFIAGGIGITPLLPMIAQADLLGADWQLLYGGRREASLAFGQDLAGYGDRVHLRPEDRYGLLDLPGFLDAWQPGTRVYCCGPAPLLAAVEQACAGLPQHTLRTERFTASTLTGPARSTPFEIELARSKTVVTVPADSSVLDVLAAAGADVLSSCRQGVCGTCEITVLAGEPDHRDSVLDDTERAASTCMFACVSRSRSDRLVVDL comes from the coding sequence GTGGCGGAAACACGAACCCTGCGCGTGACCGGCAAAGAGCCGGTCGCCGACGGCGTGGTCGCACTGACGCTGGCCGACCCGGACGGTGGCCGCCTGCCGGACTGGACGCCCGGCGCTCACATCGACCTGATCCTCCCCAGCGGGATGGTGCGCCAATACTCGCTGTGCGGCGACCGGTGGGACGCCTACTCGTACCGGATCGCGGTGCTGCGGGAGCAGAACGGACGGGGCGGATCCGCGTACATTCATGATGATCTTGATCTTGGTGAGGCCGTAGGCCTCGGTGGGCCGCGCAACAACTTCCCACTCGTGCCCGCCGAGCGGTACCTGTTCATCGCCGGCGGCATCGGCATCACGCCGCTGCTGCCGATGATCGCCCAGGCCGACCTGCTCGGCGCGGACTGGCAGCTGCTCTACGGCGGCAGGCGCGAGGCAAGCCTCGCCTTCGGTCAAGATCTGGCGGGGTACGGCGACCGCGTCCACCTGCGGCCCGAGGACCGGTACGGGTTGCTCGACCTGCCTGGATTCCTCGATGCCTGGCAGCCCGGCACTCGCGTCTACTGCTGCGGCCCGGCCCCGCTCCTGGCCGCTGTCGAGCAGGCCTGCGCCGGACTACCGCAGCACACGCTGCGCACCGAGCGTTTCACCGCCTCCACGCTGACCGGACCAGCGCGCAGCACACCGTTCGAGATCGAGCTGGCCCGGTCCAAGACCGTAGTGACGGTGCCCGCGGACTCGTCGGTCCTCGATGTCCTTGCTGCTGCCGGTGCCGACGTGTTGTCCTCCTGCCGCCAGGGCGTGTGCGGCACCTGCGAGATCACCGTGCTGGCGGGGGAGCCGGACCACCGCGACAGCGTCCTCGACGACACCGAACGCGCGGCCAGCACCTGCATGTTCGCCTGCGTCTCGCGATCCCGTTCCGACCGTCTGGTGGTGGATCTGTGA
- a CDS encoding LysR family transcriptional regulator, producing MARHVDLNMLTALDALLTECSVTRAAERLQISQPAMSSALARLRRHFGDDLLIRIGQSYQLTPLAARLAAPTADVVAAADQVLSAQPDFDPTLSRRTFTVIMSDYALTVLGAAVAALIDERAPHVRMHVQPTTRQNVDQAADELRDVDLLVLPHGIVTGLPHRNLYQDEWACLVDASTDTALTGEDLARRSWVLTYHDGTAITTAARELRTHGIDLDARLVVDSYTVLPALIAGTGRVALVQRQLGAAMEASGRVRMLDCPFPTAPIVEAMWWHPGHENDPAHQWLRQCFLDAAIQVQQ from the coding sequence ATGGCCCGCCATGTCGATCTCAACATGTTGACCGCGCTGGACGCGCTGCTCACCGAATGCAGCGTCACCCGGGCCGCCGAACGGCTCCAGATCAGCCAACCCGCGATGAGCTCAGCCCTGGCCCGGCTCCGCCGGCACTTCGGCGATGACCTGCTCATCCGCATCGGACAGAGCTATCAACTCACCCCCCTGGCGGCCCGGCTCGCCGCACCGACCGCTGACGTCGTCGCAGCCGCCGACCAGGTCCTCAGCGCTCAACCGGACTTCGACCCGACACTGTCTCGGCGCACCTTCACCGTCATCATGTCGGACTACGCGCTGACCGTGCTCGGCGCGGCTGTGGCGGCGCTGATCGATGAGCGAGCACCCCACGTGCGGATGCATGTCCAGCCCACCACCCGTCAGAACGTCGATCAGGCCGCCGACGAACTACGCGACGTCGACCTGCTGGTGCTGCCACACGGCATCGTCACCGGGCTGCCGCACCGCAACCTGTATCAGGACGAGTGGGCGTGCCTTGTCGACGCCTCCACTGATACGGCACTGACCGGCGAAGACCTGGCTCGTCGATCATGGGTGCTGACCTACCACGATGGCACGGCGATCACTACCGCTGCCCGCGAGCTGCGCACCCACGGCATCGACCTCGACGCACGGCTGGTGGTCGACAGTTACACGGTGCTGCCCGCCCTGATCGCCGGCACCGGGCGGGTTGCCCTGGTGCAACGACAGCTTGGTGCGGCGATGGAGGCCTCCGGCCGGGTACGGATGCTCGACTGTCCCTTCCCGACCGCACCGATCGTCGAAGCGATGTGGTGGCACCCGGGTCACGAGAACGATCCGGCGCATCAATGGCTCCGGCAGTGCTTCCTCGACGCCGCCATCCAGGTTCAGCAATAG
- a CDS encoding LacI family DNA-binding transcriptional regulator — protein MFLSQDVDLRMHSKAKATIRDVAAHAGVSRAAVSKVLRRAPGVSAEMHRRVTAAISELQYRPQVAARSLRGRSQTLGVLSPQEAGPLATSIITSFARALDATPYDFLVRPVPDTADHQLEAAWSLVDHGMEGLVLADISLTEDQLESLARRVPVVLVGRASRSDLLDSFSVDDVAAARLQLDHLVALGHTRIAWLSPAVSGDRHPAALLERVCAGSAVFAHPAGLGDDGGYRAACELLAQPQPPTAIVTCTDVMALGVLRAARDVGVDVPGQLSVVGAGDSSIAAHPLIALSSVSAHDASNADDVLGALLDRVAGRTTAIHVQWRPRMVARRSSAPPLSR, from the coding sequence TTGTTCCTCAGCCAGGATGTCGATCTCCGTATGCACAGCAAGGCGAAGGCGACCATCCGGGACGTCGCCGCTCACGCCGGGGTGTCGCGTGCGGCGGTCTCGAAAGTGCTGAGGCGGGCGCCGGGAGTCAGCGCGGAGATGCACCGCCGGGTCACTGCGGCCATCAGCGAGTTGCAATACCGGCCGCAGGTGGCCGCCCGTTCGCTGCGCGGCCGCAGCCAGACCCTGGGCGTGTTATCGCCGCAGGAAGCCGGTCCGCTTGCCACGTCGATCATCACGTCGTTCGCCCGGGCTTTGGACGCGACACCGTATGACTTCCTGGTGCGTCCCGTGCCCGACACTGCTGACCATCAGCTCGAGGCGGCGTGGTCGCTCGTCGATCATGGGATGGAAGGGCTGGTCCTGGCGGACATCAGCCTGACCGAGGATCAGCTGGAGAGCCTGGCCCGCCGGGTCCCGGTCGTTCTGGTGGGCCGTGCCAGCCGGAGTGACCTGCTCGACAGCTTCTCCGTTGACGATGTCGCCGCCGCTCGTCTGCAGCTCGATCACCTTGTCGCCCTGGGCCACACGCGGATCGCTTGGTTGTCACCAGCGGTGAGCGGAGACCGACACCCTGCCGCCTTGCTCGAACGCGTCTGTGCGGGCTCCGCCGTCTTCGCTCATCCGGCCGGTCTCGGCGACGACGGCGGTTACCGGGCAGCGTGCGAGTTGCTGGCCCAGCCGCAACCGCCCACCGCCATCGTGACCTGTACGGATGTCATGGCGCTCGGCGTTCTCCGGGCAGCCCGTGACGTCGGTGTAGACGTTCCCGGCCAGTTGTCCGTCGTGGGGGCCGGCGATTCATCGATCGCCGCACACCCACTGATCGCACTGAGCTCGGTGTCGGCGCACGATGCCAGCAATGCCGACGACGTGCTGGGAGCACTGCTCGACCGAGTGGCTGGACGGACCACCGCGATCCACGTGCAGTGGCGGCCGCGGATGGTCGCCCGGCGGTCTTCCGCCCCGCCTTTGAGTAGATAG
- a CDS encoding IclR family transcriptional regulator, whose amino-acid sequence MLARAARILQAFTPDEPELSVSEIGRRARLHVATASRLIAALVDEGLLARTATAKVRIGVRLWELAQRASPTLGLREAAMPFLEDLHAVIGHHVQLGVLDGGEVLFVERLSARDAVINVTRIAGRLPLHASSAGLVLLAWAPRDLQEQVLSRPLRGYTPTTITNPARLRGVLDGIRKQGFVVSEGQIHADATGIAVPVREGPDPASPVVAGLSVIVPNDGRAPSLVPALQAAARGIARQLR is encoded by the coding sequence GTGCTCGCCAGGGCGGCCCGGATCCTGCAAGCGTTCACTCCGGACGAGCCCGAGTTGTCGGTCTCGGAGATCGGCCGGCGGGCACGGCTGCACGTCGCCACCGCTTCCCGGCTGATCGCCGCTCTCGTTGATGAGGGCCTTCTCGCACGGACCGCGACAGCTAAGGTTCGCATCGGCGTGCGGCTGTGGGAGCTGGCACAACGCGCGTCGCCGACACTCGGGCTGCGAGAGGCGGCCATGCCGTTTCTCGAAGACCTGCACGCGGTCATCGGCCACCATGTTCAGCTGGGAGTGCTCGACGGCGGCGAGGTGCTCTTCGTCGAGCGGCTGTCAGCTCGCGACGCGGTGATCAACGTGACCCGGATTGCCGGTCGGCTGCCGCTGCACGCCTCTTCCGCAGGTCTGGTTCTGCTCGCCTGGGCACCACGTGACCTGCAAGAGCAAGTCCTGTCCCGGCCGTTGCGCGGCTACACGCCGACAACGATCACTAATCCGGCACGGCTTCGTGGCGTGCTGGACGGCATCCGCAAGCAGGGCTTCGTCGTGTCGGAGGGGCAGATCCACGCCGACGCCACCGGCATCGCGGTACCCGTACGCGAAGGGCCTGATCCGGCGAGTCCGGTCGTGGCCGGCTTGTCGGTGATCGTGCCCAACGATGGCCGTGCGCCGTCGCTGGTGCCGGCGCTACAGGCCGCGGCACGGGGGATCGCCCGGCAGCTCCGGTGA